The Ahaetulla prasina isolate Xishuangbanna chromosome 4, ASM2864084v1, whole genome shotgun sequence genome has a window encoding:
- the LOC131197064 gene encoding vomeronasal type-2 receptor 26-like, which produces MLLLLVFLVKKIVTLSCPASDAFLVPHEWYQPGDLIVGGIVSLTYYNLYEINFKEHPYITSYDAQNVIIKFYQHILALAFAVKEINEDSQILPNVTLGFHIYDSYYDSRMTYRTTLDLLFKSQEFVPNYKCDHQKNLMAVIGGLDFVTSSYIAEITGIFKIPQLTYGSLAQEEFQTSKLSSLYFIVPKQDHQYIGIIQLLCHFRWTWIGIFSVDNNNGENFLQKMQPLLSENGICSAFIERLPQQFHLERLPELYQTISIISFNMMNSKANVFLVYGEAWTIIWLRLVTFLVDPESKETALLRKVWIMTAQIDFVLSGVQIKWDLEMYNGAISFTVHSTEVVGFKEFLQTTNLLSDYRDGFRQNVWEQSFDCSFPKPELKKIQSRKYTGEMKLEDLPASIFEMEMTGHSYSVYNAVYAMAHALQALHLLGFNRKKTMMGKKTDLPNLQAWQLHSFLQCISFNNSAGERLFLNEKGEAKGGFDITNLITFSNRSFQRVKVGKLDLETLKGKELFIHEDVIFWNPNFNQVPPLSQCNDPCFPGSWKKWIEGDQFCCYDCVPCPEGKISNQNDMEDCFECSEDHYPNQEKKGCILKLLLFLTFEETLGIGLSSAALGFFFLTSWVLGTFIKHRDTPIVKANNRSLTYTLLACLLLCFLSSLLFLSQPGKVTCLLRQPMFGITFSVAISSVLAKTITVVVAFMATKPGSQMRKWVGKKLAFSIVLSCSLIQVGICILWLSTSPPFPELDMHSELQEMILQCNEGSTFFFYCVLGYMGILAIASFIVAFLARKLPDSFNEAKFITFSMLAFCSVWISFFPAYLSTKGKAMVAVEVFSILSSSAALLGCIFLPKCYIIVFRPELNYREQLIKKN; this is translated from the exons ATGTTGCTTCTTCTAGTGTTCCTGGTGAAGAAAATAGTGACTCTGAGCTGCCCTGCAAGTGATGCTTTCCTTGTTCCACATGAGTGGTACCAACCTGGGGACCTCATCGTTGGTGGGATAGTGTCCCTCACCTATTATAATCTTTATGAAATTAACTTTAAGGAACATCCTTATATAACATCTTATGACGCACAAAA TGTAATAATCAAATTCTACCAGCACATCCTTGCCTTGGCttttgctgtgaaggagatcaatgaggACTCCCAGATCTTACCTAATGTCACTCTTGGGTTCCACATCTATGACAGTTACTATGATTCAAGGATGACCTATCGCACCACTCTGGACCTCCTTTTCAAATCCCAGGAATTTGTCCCTAATTACAAATGTGATCACCAGAAGAATCTCATGGCTGTCATTGGGGGACTGGATTTTGTCACATCATCTTATATAGCTGAAATTACAGGAATCTTCAAGATTCCACAA CTGACATACGGCTCATTAGCCCAAGAGGAATTTCAGACCAGTAAGCTATCTTCTCTATATTTCATTGTCCCAAAACAGGACCATCAGTACATTGGGATCATCCAACTGCTTTGTCATTTTAGGTGGACGTGGATTGGGATATTTTCTGTTGATAACAACAATGGAGAAAATTTCTTACAGAAAATGCAGCCCTTACTTTCAGAGAATGGAATCTGCTCAGCTTTTATAGAAAGGCTTCCTCAACAATTCCACTTGGAAAGATTACCAGAATTGTATCAAACAATCTCCATTATTTCCTTTAATATGATGAATAGCAAAGCCAATGTGTTTCTTGTCTATGGAGAAGCCTGGACCATTATATGGCTAAGATTAGTAACATTTCTGGTAGATCCTGAAAGCAAGGAAACAGCATTATTAAGAAAGGTGTGGATCATGACTGCACAGATTGATTTTGTATTATCAGGTGTTCAAATCAAATGGGATCTGGAGATGTATAATGGGGCTATTTCCTTCACTGTTCACTCAACAGAAGTTGTAGGTTTCAAGGAATTTCTTCAGACCACAAATCTTCTTTCAGACTACAGAGATGGGTTTCGGCAGAATGTTTGGGAACAATCATTTGATTGTTCCTTTccaaaaccagaattaaaaaaaattcagagtaGAAAATACACTGGGGAGATGAAGCTGGAGGATCTTCCTGCATCtatatttgaaatggaaatgactggGCACAGCTACAGTGTCTACAATGCTGTTTATGCTATGGCTCATGCTTTGCAGGCTCTACACCTGTTGGGTTTCAATAGGAAGAAAACTATGATGGGTAAAAAGACTGATCTTCCAAATCTGCAGGCTTGGCAG CTCCATTCATTTCTTCAATGCATTTCTTTCAACAATTCAGCTGGGGAGAGATTGTTTCTGAATGAGAAAGGAGAAGCAAAAGGTGGATTCGACATCACCAACTTGATCACTTTTTCGAACAGATCTTTTCAGAGAGTTAAAGTTGGAAAGCTGGATCTAGAGACTTTGAAAGGGAAGGAATTATTCATTCATGAAGATGTGATTTTCTGGAACCCAAATTTTAACCAG GTTCCTCCACTTTCTCAGTGCAATGACCCCTGTTTCCCTGGAtcctggaagaaatggattgaaggggatcagttctgctgctatgactgtgttcCCTGCCCAGAAGGGAAGATTTCAAATCAAAATG ATATGGAAGATTGCTTTGAATGTTcagaagatcattatccaaatcaagaaaagaaaggatgtaTCTTGAAACTGCTGCTCTTTCTAACTTTTGAAGAAACCTTAGGAATTGGTTTATCCTCAGCAGCTCTTGGTTTCTTCTTCTTGACATCTTGGGTTCTTGGAACTTTTATTAAGCACAGggatactcccattgtcaaagccaacaaccggtcgTTAACTTATACCCTCCTTGCCTGTCTTCTcctctgttttctctcctctttgctCTTCCTCAGCCAACCTGGCAAAGTGACCTGCCTTCTCCGGCAACCAATGTTTGGCATCACCTTCTCAGTGGCAATTTCTAGTGtactggccaaaaccatcactgtggttgtggctttcatggccactaaaccaggatctcagatgaggaaatgggtggggaagAAATTGGCCTTTTCTATTGTCCTTTCTTGCTCTCTCATCCAAGTAGGTATTTGTATTCTTTGGTTGTCAACatctcccccattccctgagttGGACATGCACTCAGAGCTCCAAGAAATGATTTTACAATGCAACGAGGGTtcaactttcttcttttattgtgtcttgggctacatgggtatcttggccattgccagctttattgtggcttttcttgcccgtaaattacctgacagctttaatgaagccaagttcatcaccttcagcatgttggccttttgcagtgtgtggatctccttctttccagcctatctgagcacaaaaggcaaagccatggtagctgtggaggtcttctccatcttgtccTCCAGTGCTGCACTACTGGGATGCATATTCCTGCCAAAATGCTATATCATTGTTTTCAGACCTGAATTGAACTACAGGGAGCAGCTCATAAAGAAAAATTAG